In Carya illinoinensis cultivar Pawnee chromosome 7, C.illinoinensisPawnee_v1, whole genome shotgun sequence, the following are encoded in one genomic region:
- the LOC122316136 gene encoding peroxidase 49-like, protein MSQFMSFFLVLSLIAFAPLCCFSGKTHGSYLYPQFYDHSCPNAQQIVKSIVAEAVAKEARIAASLLRLHFHDWLRRIPIVGQQRNSARGFEVLDKIKSALEKECPLTVSCADIVTLATRDSTVLVK, encoded by the exons atgtctCAGTTTATGAGCTTTTTCTTAGTTCTCTCTCTTATTGCCTTTGCTCCCCTTTGCTGCTTCTCCGGCAAGACCCACGGGAGTTACCTCTACCCACAGTTTTATGATCACTCGTGCCCAAATGCTCAACAGATTGTGAAGTCCATAGTGGCCGAGGCTGTGGCCAAAGAAGCTCGCATAGCGGCTTCATTGCTTAGGCTCCATTTCCACGACT GGCTACGACGCATCCCTATTGTTGGACAGCAGAGGAACTCTGCTCGAGGGTTTGAAGTTCTGGACAAGATCAAATCTGCTTTGGAGAAAGAGTGCCCACTTACAGTATCTTGTGCTGATATTGTGACTCTAGCTACTAGAGACT